One Lucilia cuprina isolate Lc7/37 chromosome 4, ASM2204524v1, whole genome shotgun sequence DNA segment encodes these proteins:
- the LOC111687675 gene encoding antennal-specific protein OS-C isoform X2 — translation MTFHLKRTLIIFATLMVIMQITKGQDEPPAESEEEDDSSSEETVEDSNEARKRRRRSVETSVEVADVSEGEPAAAAPAFPGIPGLPELPALPPIPGLPDPQTIMQIAEILTSVGQQVLPILVSGLG, via the exons atgacatttcatttaaaacgcACTCTAATCATATTTGCCACTTTAATGGTGATTATGCAAATAACTAAAGGACAG GATGAACCACCGGCAGAATCCGAAGAAGAAGATGACTCTTCCTCAGAGGAAACTGTAGAAGATTCTAATGAGGCACGTAAGCGAAGACGTCGATCTGTAGAGACTTCGGTAGAAGTAGCAGATGTTAGTGAAGGAGAGCCTGCAGCTGCTGCACCTGCTTTTCCAGGCATACCAGGTTTACCAGAACTACCTGCTTTGCCACCAATACCCGGTCTACCAGATCCTCAAACTATAATGCAAATTGCCGAAATTCTAACAAGTGTGGGTCAACAAGTGCTGCCCATTTTAGTTTCAG GTCTGGGTTAA
- the LOC111687675 gene encoding uncharacterized protein LOC111687675 isoform X1 gives MTFHLKRTLIIFATLMVIMQITKGQDEPPAESEEEDDSSSEETVEDSNEARKRRRRSVETSVEVADVSEGEPAAAAPAFPGIPGLPELPALPPIPGLPDPQTIMQIAEILTSVGQQVLPILVSGNSGVSNLVTNRVQRDRKFLKDFKNEIDSLTESLKKKK, from the exons atgacatttcatttaaaacgcACTCTAATCATATTTGCCACTTTAATGGTGATTATGCAAATAACTAAAGGACAG GATGAACCACCGGCAGAATCCGAAGAAGAAGATGACTCTTCCTCAGAGGAAACTGTAGAAGATTCTAATGAGGCACGTAAGCGAAGACGTCGATCTGTAGAGACTTCGGTAGAAGTAGCAGATGTTAGTGAAGGAGAGCCTGCAGCTGCTGCACCTGCTTTTCCAGGCATACCAGGTTTACCAGAACTACCTGCTTTGCCACCAATACCCGGTCTACCAGATCCTCAAACTATAATGCAAATTGCCGAAATTCTAACAAGTGTGGGTCAACAAGTGCTGCCCATTTTAGTTTCAGGTAATTCAGGTGTTTCTAATTTAGTAACAAATCGGGTACAACGtgataggaaatttttaaaagattttaaaaatgaaatcgaTTCATTGACAGAgagtttgaaaaagaaaaaataa